From one Streptomyces sp. N50 genomic stretch:
- a CDS encoding threonine/serine exporter ThrE family protein: protein MTEAEDRKPQSDEARSAFTAPAGVEAAVVSATDGESSTTSEFAVPQGLDVTPAPAVEDSEGSAFSPPSLYSARKAPPAFTPPTGIPVVSLTKDVPWQDRMRTMLRMPVAERPAPEPVQKPDDSGPAVPRVLDLTLRIGELLLAGGEGAEDVEAAMFAVCRSYGLDRCEPTVTFTLLSISYQPSLVDDPVTASRTVRRRGTDYTRLAAVFRLVQDLSDPETALSLEDAYRRLAEMRRNRHPYPGWVLTSASGLLAGAASVLVGGDIIVFFAAALGAMLGDRLAWLCAGRGLPEFYQFTVAAMPPAAIGVALTVANVDVKASAVITGGLFALLPGRALVAGVQDGLTGFYITAAARLLEVMYFFVGIVAGVLIVLYFGVKLGAQLNPDVALGNSHRPLWQIGASVLLSLTFAVLLQQERSTVLLVSLNGGVAWSVYGAMHFVAKISPVASTAVAAGLVGLFGQLLSRYRFASALPYTTAAIGPLLPGSATYFGLLAIAQNKVDRGLVSLATAASLAMAIAIGVNLGSEISRLFLRIPGASAGARRAAKRTRGF from the coding sequence GTGACGGAAGCGGAGGACCGCAAGCCGCAGTCGGACGAGGCCAGGAGCGCCTTCACGGCTCCGGCGGGCGTCGAGGCGGCGGTCGTGTCGGCGACTGACGGGGAATCGTCCACGACGTCCGAATTCGCCGTTCCGCAAGGGCTCGACGTGACGCCCGCGCCGGCCGTCGAGGACTCCGAGGGGTCGGCGTTCAGCCCGCCCAGCCTCTACAGCGCGCGCAAGGCGCCGCCCGCGTTCACTCCGCCGACCGGGATCCCCGTCGTCAGCCTCACCAAGGACGTGCCCTGGCAGGACCGGATGCGCACGATGCTGCGGATGCCGGTGGCCGAGCGGCCCGCGCCGGAGCCGGTGCAGAAGCCGGACGACAGCGGTCCCGCCGTACCGCGCGTGCTCGATCTGACGCTCCGCATCGGCGAGTTGCTGCTCGCGGGCGGCGAGGGCGCGGAGGACGTCGAGGCGGCGATGTTCGCGGTCTGCCGCTCCTACGGCCTCGACCGCTGCGAGCCGACCGTCACGTTCACCCTGTTGTCGATCTCGTACCAGCCCTCCCTGGTGGACGATCCGGTGACCGCGTCCCGGACCGTACGGCGCCGGGGCACCGACTACACGCGGCTCGCGGCCGTGTTCCGGCTGGTCCAGGACCTCAGCGACCCGGAAACGGCACTCTCCTTGGAGGACGCCTACCGGCGGCTCGCGGAGATGCGGCGCAACCGGCACCCGTATCCCGGCTGGGTGCTGACCTCCGCGAGTGGGCTGCTCGCGGGTGCCGCCTCCGTGCTCGTCGGCGGTGACATCATCGTGTTCTTCGCCGCCGCGCTCGGGGCGATGCTGGGCGACCGGTTGGCGTGGCTGTGCGCGGGGCGCGGGCTGCCGGAGTTCTACCAGTTCACGGTCGCCGCGATGCCGCCCGCCGCGATAGGGGTCGCCCTCACGGTCGCCAACGTCGATGTGAAGGCCTCCGCGGTCATCACCGGTGGGCTGTTCGCCCTGTTGCCCGGGCGGGCCCTCGTAGCGGGCGTACAGGACGGTCTGACCGGCTTCTACATCACCGCGGCGGCCCGGCTCCTGGAGGTCATGTACTTCTTCGTCGGCATCGTGGCCGGCGTCCTGATCGTCCTGTACTTCGGCGTGAAGCTCGGCGCGCAGCTCAACCCGGACGTGGCCCTCGGCAACTCCCACCGGCCGTTGTGGCAGATCGGGGCGTCCGTCCTGCTGTCGCTGACCTTCGCCGTACTGCTCCAGCAGGAACGATCCACCGTGCTCCTGGTGTCCCTCAACGGGGGTGTCGCCTGGTCTGTGTACGGGGCGATGCACTTCGTCGCGAAGATCTCGCCGGTCGCGTCCACGGCTGTCGCGGCGGGGTTGGTCGGGCTGTTCGGGCAGTTGCTGTCGCGGTACCGGTTCGCGTCGGCGTTGCCGTACACGACCGCTGCGATCGGGCCCCTGTTGCCGGGTTCCGCTACGTACTTCGGGCTGTTGGCCATCGCGCAGAACAAGGTCGACCGGGGGTTGGTGTCGTTGGCCACGGCGGCTTCTCTCGCCATGGCCATCGCGATCGGGGTCAATCTGGGGTCGGAGATCTCGCGGTTGTTCTTGCGGATTCCGGGGGCGTCTGCGGGGGCGCGGCGGGCGGCCAAGCGGACCAGGGGGTTCTGA
- a CDS encoding inorganic diphosphatase, with translation MEFDVTIEIPKGSRNKYEVDHETGRIRLDRRLFTSTSYPADYGFVENTLGEDGDPLDALVILEEPTFPGCLIKCRAIGMFRMTDEAGGDDKLLCVPASDPRVEHLRDIHHVSEFDRLEIQHFFEVYKDLEPGKSVEGANWVGRTDAEAEIERSYKRLKEQGGH, from the coding sequence GTGGAGTTCGACGTCACGATCGAGATCCCGAAGGGTTCGCGGAACAAGTACGAGGTGGACCACGAGACCGGTCGGATCCGCCTGGACCGTCGACTCTTCACCTCGACCAGTTACCCGGCCGACTACGGCTTCGTCGAGAACACTCTCGGCGAGGACGGCGACCCGCTGGACGCGCTGGTCATCCTGGAGGAGCCGACTTTCCCCGGCTGCCTCATCAAGTGCCGCGCGATCGGCATGTTCCGGATGACCGACGAGGCCGGCGGCGACGACAAGCTGCTGTGCGTCCCGGCGTCCGACCCGCGTGTGGAGCACCTGCGTGACATCCACCACGTGTCGGAGTTCGACCGCCTGGAGATCCAGCACTTCTTCGAGGTCTACAAGGACCTGGAGCCCGGCAAGTCGGTCGAGGGTGCCAACTGGGTGGGCCGTACGGACGCCGAGGCGGAGATCGAGCGCTCGTACAAGCGACTCAAGGAGCAGGGCGGCCACTGA
- the dacB gene encoding D-alanyl-D-alanine carboxypeptidase/D-alanyl-D-alanine-endopeptidase has product MVVPELRPWRAARPQLTRVARAVRPRLERAALSVKPQVTRLNQAVKPQVTRVTQSVRPQVTRLTEAVSPKVARLVGSVSPQVAKLPRPNRTWQFTAVAATAGMALAAGVVTAAGPWDSSGQRTAERDYAAAQEQSGGVDHGRNSDTSAKAPRPAPSAASVLVGLGGAASTVKSAPTGTALADVLTPLLGNSALGTRHTAAVVDVSTGKRLYGVGADDALTPASTTKIATATAALSAMGADHRFTTRAALEPDTKELVLVGGGDPTLTAHQDAEGWASLRTLADRTAVALKKRGVSEVTLSYDKTLYSGAELHPIGVNENLAPVSALMADEGRTDDSSSGQVRRVEDPAADAAKKFAGFLKKNGITTTSPGPSKATGRASTLAAVSSPPLSDIVERMLTNSDNDIAEALARQTAVATGKRADFDGGAAAIQAQLTKLQLPVKGAVFNDGSGLNRDDRLTADLLTALLVKAGSPAHPELRPVLTGLPIAAFTGTLTSRYTDATGAAGLVRAKTGTLTGVNTLAGTVVDKDGQLLAFAFMASDTTSPLDAQAALDHTATALAACGCS; this is encoded by the coding sequence GTGGTCGTGCCGGAGCTGAGGCCTTGGCGGGCCGCGAGACCGCAATTGACGCGGGTCGCGCGAGCCGTCCGGCCCCGTCTCGAGCGGGCCGCACTATCCGTGAAACCGCAGGTCACACGGCTCAACCAAGCCGTGAAACCACAGGTCACGCGGGTCACCCAGAGCGTGCGGCCACAGGTCACGCGGCTCACCGAAGCCGTGTCACCGAAGGTCGCCCGGCTCGTCGGATCCGTGTCACCGCAGGTCGCGAAGTTGCCGCGGCCGAACAGGACCTGGCAGTTCACCGCCGTCGCCGCCACCGCCGGAATGGCGCTGGCCGCCGGTGTGGTGACCGCCGCCGGTCCCTGGGACTCCTCGGGTCAGCGTACGGCCGAGCGGGACTACGCAGCCGCACAGGAACAGTCAGGTGGCGTAGATCACGGCCGTAATTCCGATACGTCCGCCAAGGCACCCCGTCCCGCCCCGAGCGCCGCATCCGTCCTCGTCGGCCTCGGCGGCGCCGCCAGCACCGTGAAGTCCGCCCCGACCGGCACGGCCCTCGCGGACGTCCTCACGCCCCTCCTGGGCAACTCGGCACTCGGCACCCGCCACACGGCCGCCGTGGTCGACGTCTCGACCGGAAAGCGCCTCTACGGAGTCGGCGCCGACGACGCGTTGACCCCGGCCTCGACGACGAAGATCGCCACCGCGACGGCCGCCCTCTCCGCGATGGGCGCCGACCACCGCTTCACCACCCGCGCCGCCCTGGAGCCCGACACCAAGGAACTCGTCCTGGTCGGCGGCGGCGACCCGACCCTGACGGCCCACCAGGACGCCGAGGGCTGGGCCAGCCTGCGCACGCTCGCCGACAGGACGGCGGTGGCCCTGAAGAAGCGCGGCGTGAGCGAGGTGACGCTGTCGTACGACAAGACCCTGTACTCCGGTGCCGAACTCCACCCGATCGGGGTCAACGAGAACCTCGCCCCGGTCAGCGCCCTGATGGCCGACGAGGGCCGCACGGACGACTCGTCGAGCGGCCAGGTGCGGCGCGTGGAGGACCCGGCGGCGGACGCGGCCAAGAAATTCGCGGGCTTCCTAAAGAAGAACGGCATTACGACGACCTCCCCGGGTCCCTCCAAGGCGACCGGCCGCGCCAGCACCCTCGCCGCGGTCTCCTCGCCGCCGCTCTCCGACATCGTCGAGCGGATGCTGACCAACAGCGACAACGACATCGCCGAGGCCCTGGCCCGCCAGACCGCCGTGGCGACGGGCAAGCGGGCCGACTTCGACGGGGGCGCCGCCGCGATCCAGGCCCAGCTGACCAAGCTTCAACTCCCGGTCAAGGGCGCCGTGTTCAACGACGGCAGCGGCCTCAACCGCGACGACCGCCTCACCGCCGACCTCCTGACCGCCCTTCTGGTCAAGGCCGGTTCCCCGGCCCACCCCGAACTCCGCCCGGTCCTCACCGGCCTCCCCATCGCCGCGTTCACAGGCACCCTGACGAGTCGCTACACGGACGCCACGGGCGCGGCGGGGTTGGTGCGCGCCAAGACCGGCACCCTGACGGGCGTCAACACCCTCGCGGGCACGGTCGTGGACAAAGACGGCCAACTCCTGGCCTTCGCCTTCATGGCCTCCGACACGACGAGCCCCCTGGACGCCCAGGCAGCCCTGGACCACACGGCAACGGCGCTGGCGGCCTGCGGCTGCAGTTGA
- a CDS encoding zinc-dependent metalloprotease, which produces MTSIGGAEMVDWNLAVATATRLVRPGPEVSRDEARAVVAELRRHAKASEQHVRGFTRMGTDDIHDTPILVVDRPGWVRANVAGFREVLKPLLDKMQERRGNTPGGAVFGAVGGKVTGVELGMLLSFLSSRVLGQYETFAPASRELPAGAKGGRLLLVAPNIVHVERELDVEPHDFRLWVCLHEETHRTQFTAVPWLRDHLEGEIQSFLGETEVDPMTVLERIREAAQSLAGGRPEGEEDDEGRSLVEIVQTPAQREILGRLTAVMSLLEGHADFVMDGVGPDVVPSVAEIREKFQQRRAKGASRLDSALRKLLGLDAKLRQYRDGERFVRAVVDQVGMDGFNRVWTSPNTLPTKTEIAKPADWVARVHRKAES; this is translated from the coding sequence ATGACGAGCATCGGTGGTGCCGAGATGGTCGACTGGAATCTCGCGGTGGCGACCGCGACCCGACTTGTGCGGCCGGGCCCCGAGGTGAGCCGTGACGAGGCCCGGGCCGTCGTCGCGGAGCTGCGCCGGCATGCGAAGGCCTCGGAGCAGCACGTCCGGGGATTCACCCGGATGGGCACGGACGACATCCACGACACCCCGATCCTGGTCGTCGACCGCCCCGGCTGGGTGCGGGCGAACGTCGCCGGGTTCCGGGAGGTCCTCAAGCCGCTGCTCGACAAGATGCAGGAGCGGCGTGGCAACACCCCCGGGGGCGCCGTTTTCGGCGCGGTCGGCGGCAAGGTGACCGGCGTGGAGCTGGGCATGCTGCTGTCGTTCCTGTCCTCGCGCGTGCTCGGGCAGTACGAGACCTTCGCCCCGGCGTCCCGCGAGCTCCCGGCGGGGGCGAAGGGCGGGCGGCTGCTGCTGGTCGCGCCGAACATCGTGCACGTGGAGCGCGAACTCGACGTGGAACCGCACGACTTCCGCCTCTGGGTGTGCCTCCACGAGGAGACGCACCGCACGCAGTTCACGGCCGTGCCCTGGCTGCGTGACCACCTGGAGGGCGAGATCCAGTCGTTCTTGGGGGAGACCGAGGTCGACCCCATGACCGTCCTGGAGCGCATCCGGGAGGCCGCCCAGTCGCTGGCCGGCGGCCGGCCCGAGGGCGAGGAGGACGACGAGGGCCGGTCCCTCGTGGAGATCGTGCAGACGCCCGCGCAGCGGGAGATCCTCGGCCGGCTCACCGCCGTGATGTCCCTCCTGGAGGGGCACGCCGACTTCGTGATGGACGGCGTCGGCCCGGATGTGGTGCCGAGCGTCGCGGAGATCCGCGAGAAGTTCCAGCAGCGCCGTGCCAAGGGCGCCTCCCGGCTGGACTCGGCGCTGCGCAAGCTGCTCGGCCTCGACGCCAAGCTGCGCCAGTACCGGGACGGCGAGCGGTTCGTCCGCGCGGTCGTCGACCAGGTGGGCATGGACGGCTTCAACCGGGTGTGGACCTCCCCGAACACGTTGCCTACGAAGACGGAGATCGCCAAACCGGCGGACTGGGTCGCGCGGGTGCACCGCAAGGCCGAGTCGTGA
- the tilS gene encoding tRNA lysidine(34) synthetase TilS yields the protein MGPHPAVAAIRLAVRRVLHDILTDHEALQTAGASRHTSHERPPSPLVLVACSGGADSMALASALAFEAPKLGIRAGGITVDHGLQAGSDLRADEVVLRLRELGLDPVEATSVTVGREGGPEAAARDARYAALDDCAARHGAAAVLLGHTRDDQAETVLLGLARGSGIRSLSGMAAVSGADGRYRRPFLQLDRQTARKACMVQSLPVWDDPHNADPAYTRSRLRHEGLPALEKALGKGVVEALARTAQLSRDDADALDTWASQAEASVRDATGLLECAKLYALPPAVRRRILRRAAIQAGAPAGSLFARHIEEVDRLITGWRGQGAINLPGKVVARRQGGRLVIRQG from the coding sequence ATGGGTCCCCATCCTGCGGTCGCGGCGATACGCCTGGCGGTCCGCCGCGTCCTCCACGACATCCTCACCGACCACGAGGCCCTGCAGACCGCCGGCGCCTCCCGGCACACCTCGCACGAGCGCCCGCCCTCGCCGCTCGTGCTCGTCGCATGCTCCGGCGGCGCCGATTCCATGGCGCTCGCCTCCGCCCTCGCCTTCGAAGCCCCCAAGCTGGGCATCCGGGCCGGCGGCATCACCGTCGACCACGGCCTCCAGGCCGGCTCCGACCTGCGCGCCGACGAAGTCGTCCTACGGCTGCGCGAACTGGGCCTGGACCCCGTGGAAGCCACGTCCGTGACCGTGGGCCGCGAGGGCGGCCCCGAGGCAGCCGCCCGGGACGCCCGCTACGCAGCCCTCGACGACTGCGCCGCCCGCCACGGCGCCGCCGCCGTCCTGCTCGGCCACACCCGTGACGACCAGGCCGAGACCGTCCTGCTGGGCCTCGCCCGCGGCTCCGGCATCCGCTCCCTGTCGGGGATGGCCGCGGTCTCGGGGGCCGACGGCCGTTACCGCCGCCCGTTCCTCCAGCTCGACCGGCAGACCGCCCGCAAGGCCTGCATGGTCCAGTCGCTGCCCGTCTGGGACGACCCGCACAACGCCGACCCCGCGTACACGCGTTCCCGTCTCCGCCACGAAGGCCTGCCCGCCCTGGAGAAGGCGCTCGGCAAAGGGGTCGTGGAAGCGCTCGCCCGTACGGCGCAGCTGTCCCGGGACGACGCCGACGCCCTCGACACCTGGGCCAGCCAGGCCGAGGCCTCCGTACGGGACGCCACCGGCCTCCTGGAGTGCGCCAAGCTCTACGCCCTGCCGCCCGCCGTACGCCGTCGCATCCTGCGCCGGGCCGCCATCCAGGCCGGTGCCCCGGCCGGTTCGCTGTTCGCCCGGCACATCGAGGAAGTCGACCGGCTGATCACCGGCTGGCGCGGCCAGGGAGCCATCAATCTCCCGGGCAAGGTCGTCGCCCGTCGCCAGGGTGGCAGACTGGTGATTCGGCAAGGCTGA
- the hpt gene encoding hypoxanthine phosphoribosyltransferase, with the protein MRVDAKDMGDDLQSVLITKEEIDAKLVELAAKIDAEYAGKDLLIVGVLKGAVMVMADLARALSTPVTMDWMAVSSYGAGTQSSGVVRILKDLDTDIKGKHVLIVEDIIDSGLTLSWLISNLGSREPDSLKICTLLRKPEAAKVAIEVEWVGFDIPNEFVVGYGLDYAEKYRNLPFVGTLAPHVYGG; encoded by the coding sequence ATGCGGGTGGACGCGAAAGACATGGGTGACGACCTCCAGTCGGTGCTCATCACCAAGGAAGAGATCGACGCGAAGCTCGTGGAGCTCGCCGCGAAGATCGACGCGGAGTACGCGGGCAAGGATCTGCTGATCGTCGGCGTCCTCAAGGGCGCGGTGATGGTCATGGCGGACCTCGCCCGGGCGCTGTCCACCCCCGTCACCATGGACTGGATGGCCGTGTCGTCGTACGGCGCGGGCACCCAGTCCTCCGGTGTCGTGCGGATCCTCAAGGACCTCGACACCGACATCAAGGGCAAGCACGTCCTCATCGTCGAGGACATCATCGACTCGGGCCTGACCCTGTCCTGGCTGATCTCCAACCTCGGCTCGCGCGAGCCCGACTCGTTGAAGATCTGCACCCTGCTCCGCAAGCCGGAGGCGGCCAAGGTCGCCATCGAGGTGGAGTGGGTCGGCTTCGACATCCCGAACGAGTTCGTCGTCGGCTACGGCCTCGACTACGCGGAGAAGTACCGCAACCTCCCGTTCGTCGGTACGCTCGCGCCGCACGTCTACGGCGGCTAG
- the ftsH gene encoding ATP-dependent zinc metalloprotease FtsH: protein MDVKRYFRGPVMWIVLAVLAVVVLMQVVGSSGGYKAVDTGQVVQAINDNKVESAKITTGDEQTIKVTLKDGVKVEGSSKIQASYIGDQGVDLAATLQTKYQDKQIPDGYTVSPTKQNAFVGILLSLLPFVLIVVVFLFLMNQMQGGGSRVMNFGKSKAKLITKDTPKTTFADVAGSDEAVEELHEIKEFLQEPAKFQAVGAKIPKGVLLYGPPGTGKTLLARAVAGEAGVPFYSISGSDFVEMFVGVGASRVRDLFEQAKANAPAIVFVDEIDAVGRHRGAGLGGGHDEREQTLNQLLVEMDGFDVKGGVILIAATNRPDILDPALLRPGRFDRQIAVDRPDMQGRLEILKVHQKGKPVAPDVDLSAVARRTPGFTGADLSNVLNEAALLTARGNRKLIDNAMLDEAIDRVVAGPQKRTRIMSDKEKKITAYHEGGHALVAAASPNSDPVHKITILSRGRALGYTMVLPEEDKYSTTRNEMLDQLAYMLGGRAAEELVFHDPTTGAANDIEKATATARAMVTQYGMTERLGAIKFGGDNTEPFLGREMSHPRDYSEEVAALVDEEVKKLIENAHNEAWEILVENRDVLDALVLQLLEKETLNKEQIAEVFAPIVRRPARPSWTGSSRRTPSTRPPVLSPKELSLTNGTNGAGPAITAGATTESSPTLEKAPEDRPEN from the coding sequence ATGGACGTGAAGCGATACTTCCGTGGGCCGGTCATGTGGATCGTGCTGGCCGTCCTTGCCGTGGTCGTGTTGATGCAGGTCGTCGGCTCGTCCGGCGGCTACAAGGCGGTGGACACCGGCCAGGTCGTCCAGGCGATCAATGACAACAAGGTCGAGTCGGCCAAGATCACCACCGGTGACGAGCAGACCATCAAGGTCACGCTCAAGGACGGCGTCAAGGTCGAGGGCAGCTCCAAGATCCAGGCGAGCTACATCGGCGACCAAGGCGTGGACCTCGCGGCCACGCTGCAGACCAAGTACCAGGACAAGCAGATTCCGGACGGCTACACGGTGTCGCCGACGAAGCAGAACGCTTTCGTCGGGATCCTGTTGTCGCTGCTCCCCTTCGTCCTCATCGTGGTCGTCTTCCTGTTCCTGATGAACCAGATGCAGGGCGGCGGCTCCCGAGTCATGAACTTCGGGAAGTCCAAGGCCAAGCTCATCACCAAGGACACCCCGAAGACGACGTTCGCGGACGTCGCGGGCTCCGACGAGGCCGTCGAGGAACTGCACGAGATCAAGGAGTTCCTCCAGGAGCCGGCGAAGTTCCAGGCCGTCGGCGCCAAGATCCCCAAGGGCGTACTCCTGTACGGCCCTCCCGGCACCGGCAAGACCCTGCTGGCGCGCGCCGTCGCGGGCGAGGCCGGGGTGCCCTTCTACTCGATCTCCGGTTCCGACTTCGTCGAGATGTTCGTCGGTGTCGGTGCCTCCCGAGTCCGTGACCTGTTCGAGCAGGCCAAGGCGAACGCCCCGGCGATCGTCTTCGTCGACGAGATCGACGCGGTCGGCCGCCATCGCGGCGCCGGCCTCGGCGGCGGTCACGACGAACGCGAGCAGACGCTGAACCAGCTGCTCGTCGAGATGGACGGCTTCGACGTCAAGGGCGGCGTGATCCTCATCGCCGCGACGAACCGGCCCGACATCCTCGACCCGGCCCTCCTGCGCCCCGGCCGCTTCGACCGCCAGATCGCGGTCGACCGCCCGGACATGCAGGGCCGTCTGGAGATCCTCAAGGTCCACCAGAAGGGCAAGCCGGTCGCACCGGACGTCGATCTGTCGGCCGTCGCGCGCCGTACGCCGGGCTTCACCGGCGCGGACCTGAGCAACGTCCTCAACGAGGCCGCCCTGCTCACCGCACGGGGCAACCGCAAGCTGATCGACAACGCCATGCTGGACGAGGCGATCGACCGTGTGGTCGCGGGCCCGCAGAAGCGGACCCGGATCATGTCGGACAAGGAGAAGAAGATCACCGCGTACCACGAGGGCGGACACGCCCTGGTCGCGGCGGCTTCCCCGAACTCCGACCCGGTCCACAAGATCACGATCCTCTCCCGAGGCCGTGCTCTGGGCTACACGATGGTCCTGCCGGAAGAGGACAAGTACTCGACCACGCGCAACGAGATGCTCGACCAGCTGGCGTACATGCTGGGCGGGCGCGCGGCCGAGGAACTGGTCTTCCACGACCCGACCACGGGCGCCGCGAACGACATCGAGAAGGCCACCGCGACGGCCCGCGCGATGGTCACGCAGTACGGCATGACCGAGCGCCTCGGCGCGATCAAGTTCGGCGGCGACAACACCGAGCCCTTCCTGGGCCGGGAGATGTCGCACCCGCGCGACTACTCGGAAGAGGTCGCCGCGCTCGTCGACGAAGAGGTCAAGAAGCTCATCGAGAACGCGCACAACGAGGCCTGGGAGATCCTGGTCGAGAACCGTGACGTGCTCGACGCGCTCGTGCTCCAGCTGCTGGAGAAGGAGACGCTGAACAAGGAGCAGATCGCCGAGGTCTTCGCTCCCATCGTCCGGCGTCCGGCCCGTCCCTCCTGGACCGGCTCCTCCCGCCGTACGCCGTCCACCCGCCCGCCGGTGCTCTCCCCCAAGGAGCTCTCACTGACGAACGGGACGAACGGCGCGGGTCCCGCGATCACCGCCGGTGCGACCACCGAGTCCTCTCCCACGCTGGAGAAGGCCCCGGAGGACCGTCCCGAGAACTGA
- the folE gene encoding GTP cyclohydrolase I FolE, which produces MTDPVTLDGEGAIGVFDEKRAENAVRELLIAVGEDPDREGLRETPARVARAYKEIFAGLWQKPEDVLTTTFDLGHDEMVLVKDIEVLSNCEHHLVPFVGVAHVGYIPSADGKITGLSKLARLVDVYARRPQVQERLTTQVADSLMEILEPRGVIVVVECEHMCMSMRGVRKPGAKTITSAVRGQLRDPATRNEAMSLIMAR; this is translated from the coding sequence ATGACCGACCCCGTGACGCTGGACGGCGAGGGAGCGATCGGCGTCTTCGACGAGAAGCGCGCCGAGAACGCCGTACGCGAGCTGCTGATCGCGGTCGGCGAGGACCCGGACCGGGAGGGGCTCAGGGAGACGCCGGCGCGGGTGGCGCGGGCGTACAAGGAGATATTCGCGGGGTTGTGGCAGAAGCCCGAGGATGTGCTGACGACGACGTTCGACCTGGGGCACGACGAGATGGTCCTGGTGAAGGACATCGAGGTCTTGAGCAACTGCGAGCACCATTTGGTGCCGTTCGTCGGGGTCGCGCATGTCGGGTACATCCCGTCCGCCGACGGGAAGATCACCGGGTTGTCGAAGCTGGCGCGGCTGGTGGATGTCTATGCTCGGCGGCCGCAGGTGCAGGAGCGGTTGACGACGCAGGTCGCGGACTCGCTGATGGAGATCCTGGAGCCGCGCGGGGTCATCGTCGTCGTTGAGTGTGAGCACATGTGCATGTCGATGCGGGGGGTGCGGAAGCCCGGCGCCAAGACCATCACGTCTGCTGTGCGGGGGCAGTTGAGGGATCCGGCCACCCGTAATGAGGCGATGAGCTTGATCATGGCTCGCTGA
- a CDS encoding DUF3180 domain-containing protein, with product MRELRIRVLAGVFVIAGVLSWAGARLWSAVGTLPSVPLAAPIVLAVIAVVLLATALSLRARLKAQRERRPGAKGVDPLMAARAVVFGQSSALVAALVAGMYGGTGAYLLESLDIPARRDQAIYAGFSVVAGIAVIAAAIFLERVCKLPEDDDNNAAGATPVT from the coding sequence GTGAGAGAGCTGCGGATCAGGGTGCTGGCCGGCGTGTTCGTGATCGCCGGAGTGCTGTCCTGGGCGGGGGCCCGGCTGTGGAGCGCGGTGGGGACCCTGCCGAGCGTCCCGCTGGCCGCGCCCATCGTCCTCGCCGTGATCGCCGTGGTCCTGCTGGCCACGGCGCTCTCCCTGCGCGCCCGCCTCAAGGCCCAGCGCGAGCGCCGCCCCGGCGCCAAGGGCGTCGACCCCCTGATGGCCGCCCGCGCGGTCGTCTTCGGCCAGTCCAGCGCCCTGGTCGCCGCCCTCGTGGCCGGCATGTACGGCGGCACGGGCGCCTACCTCCTGGAGTCCCTCGACATCCCCGCCCGCCGCGACCAGGCCATCTACGCCGGCTTCTCGGTCGTAGCGGGCATCGCGGTCATAGCGGCGGCGATCTTCCTGGAGAGAGTCTGCAAACTCCCGGAGGACGACGACAACAACGCGGCGGGGGCAACGCCGGTCACCTGA
- the folK gene encoding 2-amino-4-hydroxy-6-hydroxymethyldihydropteridine diphosphokinase, with product MTFSFTEGHSDPTVQPVPASVVQQVDAADTTLSNPRRAVISIGANLGNRLETLQGAIDALEDTPGVRIKAVSPVYETVPWGVEPGSQPSYFNAVVVLKTTLPPSSLLERAHAVEEAFHRVREERWGARTIDVDIVAYADVVSDDPVLTLPHPRAHERAFVLAPWHDVEPEAQLPGRGPVATLLDTVTRDGVAPRKDLELRLPE from the coding sequence ATGACCTTCTCGTTCACCGAGGGTCACAGCGACCCGACCGTCCAGCCGGTGCCCGCCTCCGTGGTGCAGCAGGTGGACGCCGCCGACACCACCCTCAGCAACCCGAGGCGCGCCGTGATCTCCATCGGCGCGAACCTGGGCAACCGCCTGGAGACCCTCCAGGGCGCGATCGACGCCCTGGAGGACACCCCCGGCGTCCGCATCAAGGCCGTGTCGCCGGTCTACGAGACGGTGCCGTGGGGCGTCGAGCCCGGCAGCCAGCCGTCGTACTTCAACGCGGTCGTCGTCCTCAAGACCACCCTGCCCCCGTCCTCCCTGCTGGAGCGGGCGCACGCGGTCGAGGAGGCCTTCCACCGGGTCCGCGAGGAGCGCTGGGGCGCGCGCACGATCGACGTCGACATCGTCGCGTACGCCGACGTCGTCTCGGACGACCCGGTCCTGACGCTCCCCCACCCGCGCGCCCACGAGCGGGCCTTCGTGCTCGCGCCGTGGCACGACGTGGAGCCCGAGGCGCAGTTGCCCGGCCGCGGCCCGGTCGCCACCCTCCTGGACACCGTCACGCGTGACGGTGTCGCGCCCCGCAAGGACCTGGAACTCCGGCTGCCCGAGTAG